A single window of Anopheles moucheti chromosome 2, idAnoMoucSN_F20_07, whole genome shotgun sequence DNA harbors:
- the LOC128310345 gene encoding F-BAR domain only protein 2: protein MTVDFNDYFWGDKNNGYEVLYQNMKYGLAATKELAEYFRERSNLEEYNSKLLTKLANKAGSSGGGTFSPLWIILKSTTERLSELHAQKVQKLTELVKNVTKYAEDLHKKHKSVKEEESGTQDAVQAMKESTTAVAKAKDIHNARLQEVEKARKDNSTKEIEKSEAKLRKHQDDYKALVEKHNIIKQEFEKKMTITCRRFQEMEEAHLKQMKEFLSSYMDIVQNNFDLVGQVHSDLKRQFLELTVDKLLEQFVLNKYTGLEKPELIELDFESGTANASGAGGGNSSHQLLVNTSASVPGGSTSPAASSLAGGLLESPTLSATSSSQPINIGPTSSSKKESSHLRSWFSSSSTAAVPTNSPVNLSTSPTATSVGGGGGLRYDGHGASDLSTPHHPMSLRAMSPVPSGLNESSSVSGSAQISGFLRSRREKAKSKKAKKKKDSTENSSAKEENILDGDSKGESANADSATNLQTTSAISASNVAPTATPEVDEDGYSIQPRETTWDSATITEKSNNFYSSSDSDSEDEREEKKIHVEIKPLNNGAAPISASVDELRATVENLSLSPIGILTSQQQQQHHQQHQHHQLQQQQQQQQQQQSSQAHALHHQMSVGNASLLNNSNATHLTSPNASNASTPTTVHPYAPLQSPTLSMSTSSNNRYADLGDIFSEVGDISISAPASANLTKLTQRQIPTPTSAGGSSIAIPRPPSRRSEAAVARDRVSPASQIARADSVGSLEFRSPSVGIGSSRGPSPLTIGMSDTIPLAVAFHEIIHAYFKGADESRCQVKMSGDMMISFPAGIVNVLTNNPNPAKLGFRIKNLQHLDNVLPNKQLVTIDRLQSTSFSTTLEFNMPVLTATLRRQSEQNPNAPHINVDILKYQIKAKPGASSCPFQLVSYWKCEQRHTDIKIDYKYNCHAMAQPSPLLNVSISVPVDGGVKNVQSKPHSAWQGESNRLVWNFTDISQHSESGGVDTLRARLEVGTGPSTPAIISTQFNCEGTTLSGIEFELAGSGYRLSLVKRRFVSGKYICEGDGIRTVKTPTPPNVSGVMSPIPFGSGKSANSSSGGTTG, encoded by the exons GGCGATAAAAACAATGGCTACGAGGTGCTGTACCAAAACATGAAGTATGGCCTGGCGGCAACGAAAGAGCTGGCGGAGTACTTCCGCGAACGCTCGAATCTCGAAGAGTACAACTCGAAGCTGCTGACGAAGCTTGCCAACAAGGCGGGTTCGAGCGGTGGTGGCACATTTTCACCGCTCTGGATCATCCTCAAGTCCACGACCGAGCGGCTGTCGGAGCTGCACGCACAGAAGGTGCAGAAGCTGACGGAGCTGGTCAAGAACGTCACCAAGTACGCGGAGGATCTGCACAAGAAGCACAAATCGGTCAAGGAGGAAGAATCGGGCACGCAGGATGCGGTACAG GCGATGAAAGAATCGACAACGGCCGTAGCGAAAGCAAAGGATATCCACAATGCACGGCTACAGGAGGTGGAAAAGGCACGGAAGGACAATTCGACCAAGGAGATCGAAAAGTCCGAGGCAAAGCTACGCAAGCATCAGGATGACTACAAGGCGCTGGTGGAGAAACACAACATAATCAAGCAGgagtttgaaaagaaaatgacaaTAACGTGTAGG CGTTTTCAAGAAATGGAAGAAGCACATCTGAAGCAGATGAAAGAGTTCCTCTCGTCGTACATGGACATCGTGCAGAACAATTTCGATCTGGTTGGACAG GTCCATTCTGATTTGAAGCGTCAATTTTTAGAGTTAACCGTGGACAAACTTCTGGAACAGTTCGTGCTCAACAAGTACACCGGTTTGGAGAAGCCAG AGCTAATTGAGCTTGATTTTGAAAGTGGCACCGCAAATGCTTCCGGTGCGGGTGGTGGCAATAGTAGTCACCAGCTGCTAGTAAACACGTCAGCCTCGGTACCGGGTGGTAGTACGTCGCCCGCAGCATCCTCTTTGGCAGGCGGTTTGCTTGAATCACCGACCCTGTCAGCTACCAGCTCCTCACAACCGATCAACATTGGCCCGACGTCGTCCAGCAAGAAGGAAAGCAGCCATCTTCGATCGTGGTTTAGCTCGAGCTCGACCGCGGCCGTCCCAACGAACTCACCGGTCAATCTGTCCACATCACCCACAGCCACCTCGGtaggcggtggtggtgggctGCGGTACGATGGACACGGCGCATCGGATCTTTCCACTCCGCATCATCCAATGTCCTTACGCGCCATGTCGCCGGTGCCATCGGGGCTGAACGAAAGTAGTAGCGTTTCCGGATCCGCACAAA TCTCCGGGTTTCTGCGCAGCCGACGCGAGAAGGCCAAATCGAAGAAagccaaaaagaagaaagattCCACGGAAAATTCCAGTGCCAAAGAGGAAAATATTTTGGACGG TGATAGCAAGGGCGAATCAGCAAATGCGGACAGTGCTACGAATCTGCAAACCACCTCCGCGATCAGTGCATCGAACGTAGCACCGACGGCAACACCCGAAGTCGATGAGGACGGTTACAGTATACAGCCGCGCGAAACGACGTGGGATAGTGCGACGATCACGGAAAAGAGCA ATAACTTCTACTCAAGCTCTGATAGTGACAGCGAGGATGAacgagaggagaaaaaaattcaCGTCGAAATTAAACCGCTGAACAATGGTGCCGCACCTATTTCGGCGAGTGTTGATGAGCTGCGTGCAACGGTGGAAAATCTGTCATTATCACCTATCGGTATTTTAACATCG caacagcaacaacagcaccatcaacagcatcagcaccatcagctacagcagcagcagcaacaacaacaacaacaacaatcctCACAGGCACATGCGTTGCACCATCAGATGTCGGTCGGGAACGCGTCGCTTTTGAACAACAGTAACGCCACGCACCTCACTAGTCCGAATGCCTCGAATGCGTCCACGCCGACCACAGTGCATCCGTATGCACCACTCCAAAGCCCAACCCTGTCGATGTCAACGAGCTCGAA CAATCGTTATGCTGACCTTGGGGATATATTTTCGGAGGTGGGCGATATAAGCATCTCGGCACCGGCGTCCGCGAACCTAACGAAGCTTACACAACGACAAATCCCAACACCGACATCCGCCGGTGGTAGCAGTATTGCTATACCGAGACCTCCATCCAGACGATCGGAAGCGGCTG TGGCACGGGATCGAGTAAGTCCTGCATCACAGATCGCACGTGCTGACAGTGTCGGGAGTTTGGAGTTTCGAAGCCCGAGCGTTGGTATTGGATCCTCTCGCGGTCCATCCCCGTTGACAATCGGCATGTCCGATACGATTCCATTGGCTGTTGCATTCCACGAAATTATTCATGCGTACTTCAA AGGGGCTGACGAGTCCCGATGTCAGGTGAAAATGTCGGGCGACATGATGATATCGTTCCCGGCGGGTATTGTGAACGTGCTGACTAACAATCCCAACCCGGCCAAGCTGGGCTTCCGCATCAAGAATCTCCAACATCTCGACAACGTGCTGCCCAACAAGCAACTCGTCACGATCGATCGCCTACAGTCGACCAGCTTCAGCACGACGCTCGAGTTCAATATGCCAGTATTAACGGCGACCCTGCGGCGTCAGTCCGAACAGAACCCTAACGCACCGCACATCAACGTCGACATCCTGAAGTATCAAATTAAGGCAAAACCGGGTGCCTCGTCCTGCCCGTTCCAGCTCGTGTCCTACTGGAAGTGTGAACAACGGCACACGGACATCAAGATCGACTACAAGTATAACTGCCACGCGATGGCACAACCGTCCCCGTTGCTGAACGTTTCCATCTCGGTACCGGTCGACGGTGGCGTAAAGAATGTACAATCGAAACCGCATTCCGCATG GCAAGGAGAATCGAACCGATTGGTGTGGAACTTTACGGATATATCGCAACACTCCGAGAGTGGTGGTGTTGATACGCTCCGGGCAAGACTCGAGGTTGGCACGGGACCGTCGACACCGGCCATTATTTCAACTCAGTTCAACTGCGAAGGAACGACACTGTCTGGAATCGAGTTCGAGCTAGCCGGTTCTGGCTATCGGCTGTCGCTTGTAAAGCGCCGTTTTGTATCTG GAAAATACATCTGCGAAGGCGACGGCATACGGACGGTGAAAACACCTACACCACCAAACGTGTCGGGCGTTATGTCACCGATCCCGTTCGGAAGCGGCAAGTCTGCTAACTCTTCCTCCGGTGGCACAACCGGATag